A stretch of DNA from Yoonia sp. BS5-3:
CCCAAAACCGAACGCCTGCGCGGTTTTTTGTCCGCGACACAAAGCTAGGATGCGCAATGCCATGCGCCGAGCCCTTCAATTTGCATCATCGGACTGGAGCCGGGCGCCAATTCGCCCTATCTGGCCCATTACCAACGAAAACAAAGTCTCAACATCCGGGAGAATACAAATGAAAAACCTGATCCTCAGCACTGCTGCCCTAGCCCTTCTGGGCAATATGGCGATGGCCGATGCACATGCCACTGTCCGTCTGGGCACCGAAGGCGCTTACCCTCCATATAACTTTATCAACGACGCAGGCGATGTTGATGGGTTCGAACGCGAGCTGGGCGATGAGCTTTGCCTGCGCGCTGAGCTGACCTGTGAATGGGTGACCAATGAATGGGACAGCATCATTCCGAACCTGGTTTCAGGCAATTACGATGCGATCATCGCCGGTATGTCCATCACCGAAGAACGCATGGAAGTCATCGACTTCTCTGAGCAATACACATTGCCTGATCCATCCTCTTATCTGGCAATGACCGAAATCGATCCGGCCTCCAGCGTGATCGCAGCCCAGACCGGCACCATCCAGGCCAGCTATGTTGCGAGCCTTGAAGGCGCAACGCTGCTGGAATTTGCAACACCAGACGAAACTATTGCTGCTGTGAAAAACGGCGAAGCGGATGCGGTTCTGGCCGATAACGCCTTTCTGGTGCCTTTTGCAGATGCAGATCCAGAGCTTAGCTTCGTTGGCGACAATGTCTTGATCGGCGGCGGGATCGGCATGGGCTTCCGCCAGTCAGACACCGAACTGCGCGATAAGTTCTCGGCTGCGATCGCCTCAATGAAAGAAGACGGTACGCTGAATGCTCTGATTACAAAATGGCTGCCTGGCAGCGAAACATTCTGATACAGAACGCGCCCCGGCCAAAGCTGCCGGGGCGCGACCAAACGCCTTTTTCGACCCAGCATAGGCCCGACCATTTTTAACTATTGCTCCGATCCTGCCAGCCTCGAAGGGCTTACCTGGCTCAGTTGCTACCTGACCACCGGCAAGCATATGTCGATCTATTGGGCAGTCGGCACAGTGCTGCTGCTCTTGGCGATCACGGCCCCTGCGGCCCTGGCATTTGGTTTTGGCGGGGCCACCGCGGCCCGTAGCCCGATCGCGCCGCTGCGCTGGATTGGCAAAGCCTATATTGCCATCGTGCGCGGCATTCCCGATATCGCTTTTTTCCTGTTTTTCGTGATCGCACTGGACCAAGTTTTTGAATATCTGCGGCACCAGATCAAATGCCCCGATTGGGACGCCCCTATCCGACAAGGAAACGATTTTGTGGTCTGCGCCGCTGCGAAACTCCCGCTTGGGACGGCCGATCAATGGGTGCATGAAGTCTATGGTTTCCTACTGGCCGTTTTGACTTTTGCCATCGTTTTTGGGGCCTTTGCAGCCAATGTTCTCTTCGGCGCGATGCAGGCCGTCCCACGCGCGCAAATCGAAACAGCCGAAGCCTATGGGATGAACCGGCGCCAGACATTCTGGCGGGTGATTGTCCCACAAATGTGGGTCTTTGCGCTGCCTGGCCTATCAAACCTCTGGATGGTGCTGATCAAGGCAACACCGCTGCTGTTTTTGCTCGGGGTCGAAGACATCGTCTATTGGGCGCGCGAACTGGGCGGGGCGAAAACCCCGCAATTCACGGACTACCCCCATGGCGATTGGCGCATGTGGTATTTCGCAGCGCTTTTGGTGTTTTATCTTGGCCTGACAAAACTGTCCGAAACGATCCTGTCGCGCACCATGTCCCGGCTGACACGTGGCCAGGCGACCGCAGGCGGCGAAGCCCAAAGAAAGGCCGCGTTGTGAGCTGCTGGGAGACGATCCTTGATTACGGTTTGCGCAGCGTCGGGATCGGCGAACGGCTGCTGCCGCGCAGCGATTTTACGCTCTGCCAGCAATTCACCCTGATCGGCTCTGG
This window harbors:
- a CDS encoding transporter substrate-binding domain-containing protein, whose protein sequence is MKNLILSTAALALLGNMAMADAHATVRLGTEGAYPPYNFINDAGDVDGFERELGDELCLRAELTCEWVTNEWDSIIPNLVSGNYDAIIAGMSITEERMEVIDFSEQYTLPDPSSYLAMTEIDPASSVIAAQTGTIQASYVASLEGATLLEFATPDETIAAVKNGEADAVLADNAFLVPFADADPELSFVGDNVLIGGGIGMGFRQSDTELRDKFSAAIASMKEDGTLNALITKWLPGSETF
- a CDS encoding ABC transporter permease subunit, whose product is MFNYCSDPASLEGLTWLSCYLTTGKHMSIYWAVGTVLLLLAITAPAALAFGFGGATAARSPIAPLRWIGKAYIAIVRGIPDIAFFLFFVIALDQVFEYLRHQIKCPDWDAPIRQGNDFVVCAAAKLPLGTADQWVHEVYGFLLAVLTFAIVFGAFAANVLFGAMQAVPRAQIETAEAYGMNRRQTFWRVIVPQMWVFALPGLSNLWMVLIKATPLLFLLGVEDIVYWARELGGAKTPQFTDYPHGDWRMWYFAALLVFYLGLTKLSETILSRTMSRLTRGQATAGGEAQRKAAL